The genomic segment ggacggagggagtatatttgcCCTTGTACCCTAAAAAAAGTTATATTTGTCATTCCATACTTTTTCGACATGTTTGAAGATAATGTAACACATCGATGACGGACGAGAATCTGAGCTCCTTATAAAGTTTGGGCAATGCTACTCCATTTGAGCTAACTATTGGGGCGTAAGTTAGGCCTAATTTGACAATATTTGCCCTTTATTATACTTTTTCGACATATTTGTCATTGCCTTTGGTTTATAGGTTGCATGTCTTATCTTAcaatcagtggcggagccaggattcccgccgagggggttcgaaatataaaaaagtaaacatacgaagaagcctaagggggttcaacatctactatatatacataaaaaataattttaaccttgtaaaaacagtgtttttttccgccgagggggatcaaccaactgagccacccttgcccctaatttatttcatttttacttagGTTGACACAATCAATTTGGTCAAGATAATCAATTTTAAGCCCTTTAAAATGCTAAAAAATTTGTTAATATTGATGATGTCATCTAATAAAAATAACTATGCACAAAGATAATCTAAAATGGTGATGATAATAACTTCGAAGAACTCATTTGGTACCGGAAAAGTACTCTATCGATCAAATTTTCTTTAGCAATTCTTAAATTACCATTAAATTtctcttgatcttatttttaataaaaaaaaaagttattctaaaaatataaagTTAGATTTAATGATTTAACATAATTATTTGTAGTACTTAGTTACATGGAAGATTTAACTAAAGGTGACATTTTAGTTGTGAAATTAGTATAGGTGACTTGTGGGGGACCACATCAAAAtaaaacccaattaaatttgggattaagaagATTAGgtccaaaatatattttttcaaacttcttaatcttttataaaatacaaaaagatcCCAACTTAATCCAAAACACCCACCAGGCCccttctcctcctcccacccatccctcccccccccccccccacccaaatttttttttttttaaaaggaaagttTGGATATTTTTTATTCGCTTTTTCACCAAAgaccccctcctcctcctccaccCCCACACCCCCTTCCCcccaaattttacaaaaaaaaaaaattaatttttttatttgctttttcaccacCACCCCCTTTTCCTCCCACcctccccccccaaaaaaatttttttttttaaagttttgattttctttattggtTTTTTCACCCCCCgcgcccatttttttttttttttttttttttagttttgatattttttatttgctttttcatcgccccccccccccccccccccccccacgcacacacaccccaaattttttttaaaaaaaaagttttaatttttttatttgttttttcaccacccccccccccctcctggataagttggtattttaccaacttatctcttctttaatcttaaatttttgctatgtttgattgagaaaatagtgcatttaatatcgtttacatttattttacaggttttatgtgatttagaagtgatcggaagaaaccaagtgaaaataaagtcaaaaagaggctaaattggacagatttgcaaaactgtcaaaactggacagttttgcaaaaaggGGACAGAGTTGCAAAAACGGGCAGAACTGCAAAAACTGAAATCTGGGgcatattttgtcatttttttggaTTTGGAAAAATTAGGCAACTATAAAAGCAAGACTTGGTGAAATTATTTCACCTTTGGCCATTTACAAGACTTGGAGAGCTAGGGTTCCAACACCCACATTtggggattgaagatttgaagttttgatgagaaatttcttacctctttactcatttcttcaattccttgctatgtattgaatatctaagtgtgtagtatttcatttctatacttgaaccttgtttatggaagtatacattgttaaagtttggattgaaactcttgttttgcttatgtattgaatgatttttattcctaatgaagtgagttaatgttgttttaattattcttgttctttaatgtttcttaagggaatttctaaccctaggactcgcccatttatTTCGGTTTAAACTCGGAAGAGGCAAACTCGGGATTGGGAAAgaataattaacaagaatttggagcattaaccctcatctaatggaaatcgATCTAGGGATAGGCGacaccacttgtagccatattcgggtgttcttaatgctgctaattgctttagggatattcaattaggtagtctagttagtcttcggaagaagctaatttagagtcattatccgaggttaagtaatataaactcaccattatttgtaaatcatgaaatacattggatcgttacttgagcgtagtttcctttgtatccattcttgtggccattaatcgttttacttgctttctatgTTAGTTTACGTTTTCacaattagttataattttctctctAAATAACCTTCAAGTGTTTGGCATAGCtattgttggtgataattctTACTTTTCCTAATCGCctatatattgttctctgtggaaTCGActccgactcatagttgggtaaattatatttgcATACGACCGTGCTTATTCTAATTAATAaggtggatttggacgttatcactcctcctcctcccacccctccccccaatttttttttttttaagtattgattttctttatttgttttttcaacccccccccccccctccaaaagaagtttttgatttttttttttttaccggtCCCCAatcctcctcctcccacccctccacccaccccccaccctcacaaaaaaaattatattttaaaaaaaagttttgaaaagtttttctttttgttttttttgcacccctcacccttccaaaaaaaaattgttttaaaaaaagaagtattgaaatgtttttgtttttttgcaccaccaacaccccccccccccccaaaaaaaaaattcttgaaaagaagttttgaattattttttttttggtttcttacttcccccacccaccccaaaaaaaaaaaaattaattttgttttaaaaagaagttttgaaaagtttttatttttggttttttgcaaccccccccccccccccactccaaaaaaaaagttttgaatttttttttttttggtttaggaaaagtttggataaaatccaggttgttgttgttgtgtgtttgtagtgaataGATGGTTTTTCTGTTGCTGTCCTGgtatggttcagggtttaggaAAATATATCCAACAGATAGTTTTTTTATTCTTGTCCTGGTATTTAtctggttctgtttgtagaagataaccaacagatttgtagttattgcaacaagttctacactttttgcaacaagtagacaatctgttgcaacgactcactaatctgttggacatagctcaTTTGCTTCTGtgtgtagaagatatccaacagatttgtagttgttgcaacaagtgtagaacttgttgtaacaactacaaatctgttggacatagcttcagttagttggttctgtttgtagaagatatcctacagatttgtagttgttagttgttgcaacaagttctacacttgttgcaacaagtagacaatctgttgcaacaactacgaatctgttggacatagcttcagttatttggttctgtttgtagaagatatccaacagatttgtagtttttgcaacaagttctacacgtGTTGCAataagtagacaatctgttgcaacaactacaaatctgttggacatagcttcggttatttggttctgtttgtagaagatatccaacagatttgtagttgttgcaacaagttctacacttgttgcaacaggtagACAATCTATTTATGAATCAAGCAAATGTTGAGGAAAGATATAGTCAAATTGAATGTACCAAACCGACAATCAATCCTCGAAAGAGATGAAGAAACGAAGCAAAAAGCAAAGAGATAcaaatgaagaaagtgaagaagaactagaagatgaagaaagCTGATGATGGAAATGAACGACGGAGTAGATCAAGGAAATCACACACCCCAGGAAAGCGCTTGCTAAACaaattattacttaagttgtggtatttggagccaaggttgctgttgaacaatttctatttatgaacttatttattttgcttactaaTTATTGTAACAGATGCATACAGTTGTTAAacaagttgcaacaagttactgattcgtttcaacaagttactaatttgtttcaacaagttactaatatttttaaacaagtttcttagttgttgcaacaaattactcaccttgctggaaaaaatcaaacaattgcttaaattattgcaaaaactaaaaaatatgtcGCATCGTATgagttaattgttgcaacatCATACGCTTGTTAAAGAAGTTGCAATAAGTTACTAATGTTTCAACAGATGGATCGTATGTTTAAGCAAgttgcttagttgttgcaacagattaatcaccttgtttgaattattgcaacaacttactcatatgttacagcaggtatctcatatgttgcaacaacttactcatatgttgcaacaactcctcCATTGTTGCAACATAATCACGATATTGATCACATTGAACTCTTTTGTTTATATTCAATAACATTGAattcatttgtttatcactaaatatggtttaATTAAGTACTTCACATCAAaacactctaatgatcactcgatttaggaagaatacacttagaattgcccatctaatccatgaaattactatctaatccattaaggatgttagtagatatatatattcatcactaaataccatttatttcctttgtttaacactaaatatgggtgaatcaagtagtttgcatcaaatcactctaatgatcactcgatttagtgcatactgtcctagtagatcatctttcctgactcaaaatacatcaaattgattaagtattatacattgatcactaaatatcgttgatttcctttgtttatcactaactATATGTGACTCAAGTAGTTCACAGTGCGTACTGACTTAttagatcatctttcctgactcaaaataccatcaaattgattaagtattatctattgatcactaaatatcgttgatttcatttgtttatcactaaatataggtgaatcaagtagttcacatcaattcactctaatgatcattggatttagtgcatactgacttagtagatcatctttcctaactcaaaataccatcaaattgattaagtattatatattgatcactacatatcgttgatttcctttgtttatcactaaatatcattgattccctttgttgatcactaaatatgggtgaatcaagtagtatctGTTCAAACCATCTTGTAATATCCGTACTGAcagtgtagtatctgttgcaacaactgtagtatctgttgcagcaagtgacatagttgttgaacaagtccttactcttgtgCATAAGGAGCATTTGTTTTCCCTCGTTCACAATAATTCCTCGATTCCACGCCTCCTCTTTGTCCGCTTTCTTCCAGGTTTGCTAGGATCAACATATGGAGGAGgtatctctctctctaattcaaaacttcttttcaagaatttttttgggggggtggggtggtgcaaaaaacaaaaaacaaaaacttttcaaaactttttttaaaataatttttttttagggtggGTGGGTGGAGTAAGAAACCAAAGGGAGGGGGtagtgcaaaaaaccaaaacaaaaaacttttcaaaactttttttaaaataaaattaattttttttgggagcaGGGGaggtggtggggggggggggggggtggtgcaaaaaaacaaaaaaaaaaaaaacttttaaaaatctttttaaattttttttttttttttacgtagGGGGGTAAGGGTAGGGGTGGGGGCAAGGGAGGGGCGTGGTGGGGGGCGGGGGCgaggggtggggtggtgcaaaaaaaacaaaaaaaaaacttttaataatcttttttaaaaaaatattttttttggtgggtgggtgtgggggggggggggaagggagcaagggtgggggtggtgcaaaaaaacaataaaaaaaacttttcaaaatatttttttaaaaaaacatttttttagtCGGGAGTGGGGGGCAAGGGCAGGGGGAGAGGTGGGGGGCCTAGGGCAGGGaggggagtgggggtggggggcaaagtgttaaaaataaaacttgagggcaaagtgttaaaaataaagctGAGGGTCCAAGTGTCAAAAACGAAACTGTTGGGCAAGCTCAAAACCCCTTAATCACTAATAAAAAATCATCACatctactcaataattaaagCTTGAATCACCTCCtctcaattttaaaacttaaaggTCACTTATAATTAAATGCCCCTAGTTACATTGTAGGCCCAACCAAATTGGTTTGCTCTTTCAAATTGTCTTTAGAGTTGCTATTTATTACCTGATGtatcaaaatatattccaataaatcaagatatgAGTTTTGTAGTACTTAGTTACATTGTAACTATTTAGTTGGTCCAACCAAATAAGTTTGCTCTTTCAAATTGTCCTTAGAGTTGCTATTTATTACTTCATGTATCAAAGTATAttccaataaatcaagatacttTGAAACCCTTTTTGATAGCATATCTTTTTTCTATGTCTTATTTTTGCCGcaactttatttcatttttacttagGTTGACACAATCAATTTGGTCAATATAATCAATTTTAAGCCCTTTAAAAATGCTAAAAAATTTGTTAATATTGATGAGCTTTATctatcaaattttatttagcaatTCTTAAATTACCATTAAATTTCTCTTGATCTTAGttttagtaataaaaaaaaaaaggttattctgaaaatataaagttagaTTTAACGATTTAACACAGCTAtacaatagaaaataaattttaaaactttaacaATTAATAGATTAAACTcttggaaaataaaagaaaagaacctttaaattttattcaatttgcTTAATTAATCGGgatagaaaagagaaaagatgcTTACCAAGCGATCAACTCCTCAATCCCATAATTATTGAATATTGATAATcgcatctttcttttcttgtaaaCAATTAATTTGTTAGAAATCATGTAATCCTTAATTGGTTGAGTAAGGAAGTTTTCTTTTACGAATAAGGCATCAATGAGTTAATGACAAACTAAAACAATTCTTAAACTTTGTTTCAAAGAATtcaatttattttgaatttcatCTAAACCTAGACTTTAATCACCATATTTGTTTTAGCATAAACCATCGTCACATGAAATTATGAGTAGTTAATCAATGAATAACAAAACATGCTATTCCTACCTCTAACTAGAGATTATATGCTCACGaattcataaaatataaaaatgtccttttcaatttatgactatAGTCAATTTGAAATCATTCTGCATACTTTAAATTATGTTACTAAACATCAAGTTATCTCTGACTCTTTGATATATGTTTATCCCAAGCAAACTTCCTTTCTTATAACAATTCTTTTAGTAAATTATCTAATTATATGATCaaaaaatctcaaaaatttAACTAATGAATAATACATAATTAGGAAGCGATCATTTTAAAAGAGTTGTGCCTAAGAAACAtacacaattttattttttaattaaaaacattATGAAGTGCATTATTATCTTGATCTTGGGGCCGGGCTCAGCATGAGCTTCACTGGActagtatgtgtatgtgtatgtgtatgtgtatatatatatatacaagaaagtTAAATTAACTTGTAAGTATTTGCTAACAAGTACAATAATTTAATACCAATTCAGTATTCACTATTCAATCACAAAACGAACGAAAAACATTGTtacaaatgatttataatatgtCAAAAATGACTAGGGTGACCAACAATTTCTTTGGTTCCAGATTTTCGAGGATGCTATTAATCGACGGTACGGAAGATAAAAGTGTCTCACTTCAAATAGTTTAAGAGTAAAATTGACTTTTCAATTATAGTTGGAGCAACCACTAAAGTGAAGGGTAATTCATAAGGTAATACAGTAATATTTTGtgtcaaaaataaaacaaaagataAAATTATCTCTTTTGAAATAATTTAGAGATAAAATTGAcactttttccttaaaaaatttcaagttacTCCTTCCCTCCTTAATTTATGTGATGATGCTTGATCATATATAGAATTTAGGAAAAAAAGGAAGACGAAACTTATAATCTAAAATAAGTTATAGATATATGTGTGGTTACAAATAATCTCgttaagtaaaaaaatatatgttttgcAAACTGTAACGTACTTTAGGATGAAAGAAATATGTGTTTTCTAAACTGTAACGTAAGAAGTTTGTACACTATCATTGTACattaacactttgtttggatggttattacatattattttataatgtattatattttattgtattGTCCAATTGTTTCATATTGTATTTATCTTGATGAATACAACGTTTGGATAGATTGTATCATTTCTCGTCGTAATATAATGTCTCACATCAGTAATTTGAAGAATAAacctataaaaaaaaagtaaaatacgGGGTACaagggtaaaaaataaaatataattattaaataataaataaagacaAAATTAATAGAAGAAATAAGGTAACGACGCAGTCACATTAACTCAGTCGTGATGCCAAAAAAGACTTTTGGAGGAGCTTTTAAACCAAAAGAAAACCGTGAAAGCCAGCGCGACTCCAACCAGCAGCCACAGCTATTTTGACTGGTCAACCCGTGAAATatgtaaatttcaaaaaagtacCTTCTTCAATACGTGTTGCTATAAATAGTactcaatttttcattttttccctcATTCATTTCTGCTTCCCCATTGCACAAAGGAACTCTAATATCAATCACCAGGTACTTGTTCAATTCATATTTTTGTTccaattttatgtatattagtAGAGGCTGAATCACACCTCTTcgtgtgtttatttttttatattttgaaccagCTTAATAAAAATTCTGACTCCGCCACTGTCTCATGTACTATTTTTATGTTATTCACTGGTTAGATTTAGGAATTGCTAGGGCTACTGGCTATTacacatttttcaaaattttcttaggCAGAACAATCAAATAGACACTTATAATTGTAAGATACTCTGTTTCCGCCCCTTATACTTCACGAGGTTTCATTTAGATCCCTATAGATATTCAATGGTActattaagtaggcgtttggccgtGAAATTTGGAGCTCAAAACTTGAAATCGGTGTTTGTTTATGACATTTGAATTTTtgaacaaaacttcaacttcaatttggattTTTCATTTCACATCCCAAATCCTACTAAAAGTTAGGATTTCAATTTCGAATttgtgatttcaattttttttttaaatttaaataactgacccataaatttatactttgcaaaaaaaaaaaaaaaaaaaaaagaccattaaatttaaattttgcaaAAGTAAAAGACTCTTGCTCGATGTGAAGATATTGTTTGtatcatgtgggaggattatattaaagaatatcTAGTTACTACTATTGTTGATTTATTGGATCCGGGATCCGGGTCGGACCACAAAAGTCTATTGTACTAGTGtatctttgtaaaattatgtgtatttgaaagtttgtaaCAGCATGTAATCATAAGCATTTATTTATGCGATTTATTAATGTGGCGCCTTAGGATATTCTGATACCTTTTTTATGAACTATAGTTTGCTTATTCGGTAAGATTGTAAGAATTGGGGAAGTTTAGATAGTTTTCACAAATTTTGGGATTTTCATATTTACGAGAAAAAGTACAACGTTgatatccaaattgcatgtctgaacaaaatttcaacttcaaatcgaCCTGATATGATGGTTAAGCGGGCCCTGTGCCTGTCTTTATTTCCCCTCGTACCCTGTTTCTTCTTTAGCCAGTGTACAGACGTTCGAGAATCAGAGACCATTAGTTTATATGGACCCTATCCGGTCACCTAAAAAGCTATTTACAACTAATAACCTAGTAGAAAATGTGGCAAATAACTTCTACAACAAGTTAAATTGCAgtgaattaaaattttattagatATAAGTTAAATCCATAGTTACGAGTTTGAATTAAGGTGATTGTTTACTGCAATTCATACGTTAAGTGCTTGAGCAGAAATTAAgatgtttaattttttatgcTGATGGTTTCCccttgcagaaatgcaaggtaaggctgcgtacaatagactcttgtggtccggcccttccccggaccccgcgcatagcgggagcttagtgcaccgggctgccctttttatGGTTTCCCCTTCACTTAGTAATCTAGCTACAGATCTGATAACTTTGACTACTTGATTGTTTTAAGTTTGGATTTCTTTCAAGCTAGTTTGTAATTGTTGCTGGTTTATTTTGGCAGTCTTATTTTGATTCCGCTTTTAGCTCTAGCAATACTCTTTCCGTTTAAGAATGATGACAAATCATATTGTCATATGCTGTTGGAATAAGATTTGCAATCTAGTGTTTAAATTAACTTTAGATACTTTTAAAATgtttgaaaatttattaatcaaaacaaaaaaatttgatttttcagTTAGTAATAATGAGGTTGCATAGACATAATTGAGTTCTATCAATATCAGCTATAGAGGGTGAACTTAATATGTCAATaacacttcttttttttcagTCAGAAAACTTCAACTTTGTTTTTATGTCCAAAcatatctttcatttttttagttAGAACAACCAAATAGATACCTTTAATTGCATGAGATTTTGTTCTCCGCCCTTCCATAGAAGTTCGATAGCCCTCATACCCTGTTTCTTCTTTATCCAGTGTACAAAAGTTTGAGAATTAGATACCATTAGCTATGTGGACACTATCCGGTCATCCAAAAAACTATTTATAACTAATAACCTATAAAATATGGCAATAACTTCTACAACATGTTAAATTGCAGTGACAAAATCTTATTACACTTTTCGTGGATATAAGTTAAATCCATATGTTACCGGTTTGGATTAAGGTGATTGTTCACTGCAATTCAAATGTTATGAGTTTGAACAAAAAATAAGATCTTTAACTTTTGACCACTTGATTGTTTTAAGCTTGGATTTCTTCAAGTTAGTTTGTCTCCGGTTTTAGCTCtagtaatactccctccatcaaAGAAAGACAACGAATTGACAATGTTTAGAGTTCGAGGGATGATGTGTCTAATATTTTGTGTATCATACTATCATATGCTGTTGGAATAAGATTTACAAtcttgtatttaaattaactttGAATACTTTAAAATGTTCAAAACTctattaattaaaacaaaactGTCTGATTTTCCGAATAGTAATAACGagattttatttaaaagaatgCTTAGACAGGATTAAATTCTATCAAGTTGGCTATAAAGGGAGACCTTACTTGTTAATaacacaactttttttttttttttcatgtttaaacacaacttcaacttccaaatttcctttttcaacttcaataaCTACTTTTCCCCAAATCATCTCCAAATGCCttttaaacaacaacaacaacatgtccAAATGCCTTTTGAAGTGTCccaaaaatattcaagaaattaaGTAAGGAGGATGATCATTACTTAGTTCCAAAAATGAGTCCAGCTATGTACAGAAGCAATATTTTCTGATATCTGTCAATTTTAGTTACCTGAAAATTTTGTTGAACCAAGTAACTTTACAGACAACAAACATGGCCGATTCATCACGCGAAGAAAATGTGTACATGGCCAAGCTCGCTGAGCAGGCTGAGCGGTATGAGGAAATGGTTGAGTTTATGGAGAAGGTTGCGAAGACAGTAGATGTTGAAGAACTGACTGTGGAGGAAAGGAATCTTCTTTCTGTGGCTTACAAGAATGTGATTGGTGCAAGAAGGGCTTCTTGGAGGATAATCTCTTCAATTGAGCAGAAAGAGGAGAGTCGTGGAAACGAAGACCATGTTAGCAGCATTAAAGAATATAGAGCCAAAATTGAGGCTGAACTCAGCAAGATATGTGATGGGATTTTGAACCTTCTCGAGTCCCATTTAGTACCATCAGCCTCAACAGCTGAGTCGAAAGTGTTTTACTTGAAGATGAAAGGTGATTACCATAGGTACTTGGCTGAGTTTAAGACTGGGGCAGAGAGGAAAGAAGCTGCAGAGAACACTTTATTAGCATACAAGTCTGCTCAGGTTGGTGATTCATGGTAGCCTGTTCACTGTATGacctaggggtgtcaaatgggtgGGTTGGGCtgattttttggggggggggggggtcaaaGTGGGCTGAGTTATACCCgcccaaaagttacttgggctGAAAAGCGGGTCATAACCAACCCAatttttactaattttttttttctttataattttttagtacctaataaaactattttttttctttattatggctatatatgatatattaaattaaaaaaaaatgtctttttgaaaatattttgacaagattcCTTATGGGTCAATTTGGGCTGCATATCAGCCCAAGTTTTTGGTGGGCTGAGCTAATAAACGGGCGGGTCCATGACCAAACCAAACTTGGGCGGGTTGGGTGGGTCATGTTTTCATGGGCTAATTTTGCCACCCTAGTTTAATGTGTATAACAATGATTTGAGTTGCTTTGTTGTGGTATAGGATATTGCATTGGCTGAACTGGCTCCTACTCACCCAATCAGGCTGGGacttgcccttaacttttcagTGTTCCATTATGAAATTCTTAACTCACCTGATCGTGCTTGTAACCTTGCAAAGCAGGTATGTTTATCAGCTAAATTCTTACTAAGGTACTGTCAGTTGTGGCGATGTTATATGTTTATAACTTCTTTACCAGGGGTGGGACATCTTCAACCGCTCTCTAGATTCCACTCTATATGGGCACCAATTGGAATTAGTTCTCTCCCTGCGGAAGCAGAAAATAGATGTTTGTTGTTGCTGACTTCTACTTGCCTATTCAGTTCCATgaagatatttttattcatAACACTTACTATTCAAAATATGGAAATAGAAACAGCTCAGCAAACCTCACCCTGTGTTGgacgcaatttttttttactttttaaaacaaatattaaattGCATGGGTTAGTTCGTAAAATGAGTGCTTTTTTTAATTAGCATGGAGATAAGAATCACATTGAAATATCTGACGACTTTTCTGCTTAAGCATAAACATCCACCATTTAGTTGGCAGTTAGCTTTTCGGAGCCCGAAGAATGGATCCTTTTGCCAAGTGTGAGTTTACAAAGGAAAAGATAATCCCAAGTCCAGCCATATACATTGTTAAGATTTAAAGAAGACTAAACACAAGCATCTTATTGTTATTTATAATGGCAGGATAAAGGAAATTGCCATCTCTTAGACATTCAGGCGATGGACCTTTCATGTTGCAGCTATAATA from the Lycium ferocissimum isolate CSIRO_LF1 chromosome 11, AGI_CSIRO_Lferr_CH_V1, whole genome shotgun sequence genome contains:
- the LOC132035915 gene encoding 14-3-3-like protein, yielding MADSSREENVYMAKLAEQAERYEEMVEFMEKVAKTVDVEELTVEERNLLSVAYKNVIGARRASWRIISSIEQKEESRGNEDHVSSIKEYRAKIEAELSKICDGILNLLESHLVPSASTAESKVFYLKMKGDYHRYLAEFKTGAERKEAAENTLLAYKSAQDIALAELAPTHPIRLGLALNFSVFHYEILNSPDRACNLAKQAFDDAIAELDTLGEESYKDSTLIMQLLRDNLTLWTSDTTDDARDEIQEASKQESGGGQQ